The sequence below is a genomic window from Candidatus Bathyarchaeota archaeon.
AACACGCATAACCCCCACAATATACATGTAATACAAACAAAAAACCTCCCCAGCCACACCGATTATGCCATAACCACCCTGTAATTTTGCAGCCGCACCGAAACCGCCCAAAGAAAAAAAAGCCCCCAAGCCCCCACAAAAGCGCTAACCAGCCAAAACTAACCCCAAACCGTCTCGCCCCCCACAAAAAACACCGCTCCAAAACCAAAAAATGCGCGGGCGCGGCGGCAAACCCTTGATATCCAGATGCGAGCGACCATTTTTGGGTTGCATCTGCTGGAAGCATGCGGGATTAAGACTGTGGCTACCGCTTCTCTGACACAGCCTCTCCGGCATCATTAATCAAAAATATTACTTGAAGGAAAAAACGATAAAATTAAAAAAGGTTAGTTTTCCAGCGGCTTCTCAAGGATGGTGATTGAGCCATTCTTTCCCAACCGCAGTTGCCTTTCGCCCTTAAACATAGCGACATGTGCATTGCGAACCTCGATGCAATCGCCAACATGTACAGTGTTAACTTGCTGGTCCCAAAGACAAAGCAGCATCCTACCTGTTTCATCCTCGATTACAGCGTTGGAAACCACTGCGTTGTCGCGGAATTGGGTATGCACCTTCGATGGTTCAGCTACCTCTACAACTTGTGCGGCAGCGTTGATTTTTTTCATGCCAACCCGCAGGTCCTCGATTTTCAGGTGGCTTGGCGACGGGTTTTGCCTAGCAATTTCTTTGCGGACTCTGCCTGTTTCCATGGAACTATCAAAGGACACGTCGGTGCGGCCTAGAGTCTCGTCTGGCACACGGAACTGAGCAATCACTTTTCCCTCTTTGGTGATTAGAAAGATAGATTGGTCCGCTACGTTCCCCCGGTACTCGACCGTTAACTCTTCAACTTCGCTTTTGCCCTCTTCTTTTGCCCTGACTAATCCCTCGAAGAGTTCAGTGGGGTACACCTCGTTCTGGGCTGAAATGAAGGCAAGCTGGTCCTCTAATGTTGGTTTCTTTGGCTTCATTTACATGATCTTCTCCCTTTTTTTTGTAGCGAATTATCTTGAAAAAAGCAAGCCGTCAGCTAAATTTTACTTTTTCTTGATTAAATTCTGCAAATATAACTATGCGAGGCTTTCCTATTTAGGTGTAACTGTGCAAAAAAATGTTTTTTCCCGATAAACTTTGCATTTGTCGAGTTTATTTTTGGCGTTCGCCATAAAGCACAAAGCCAACATTATACATACTGTTCTTATGGTTTTTATATTAGCCGTTTTGATGTGGCAGCAATGGAGAATACTGAAGAATATCGGCAGCTCACCAAGGTTCACCTCAAGAACCTCGAAAAAATCTTTTACCCAAAGGTTCCCCTCAGCAAAGGTCAAGTCATCGAGTACTACATCAAGATGGCCCCCAAAATCCTCCCCGTCATCGCCGATCGCCCACTGGTTTTAACCCGCTACCCCGACGGCGTAGACGGCAACACCATGGCGTTCTTTGAAAAAAACGCTCCGGAGGGCACCCCCAGCTGGGTGAAGCGCCACACCATCTATTCCCCCACCTCCAAACGCGATGTCCACTACATCGTATGCAACGACCTTGACACGCTGATTTGGCTGGCTAACCTGGCGGCGCTGGAAATCCACATGCCCTTCTCAACCACCCACAGCCTCAGCAAACCCGACCTGCTCTTCTTCGACATCGACCCCGAGCCGCCCGCTAACCTAAGCGACGCCGCCGAAGTTGCGCTTCAACTCAGAGAGAAGCTTCTTGATTTAGGTCTCACCCCGTTTGTGAAGACATCGGGCAAGAAGGGCTTGCATGTGGTTATCCCCATAGAGCCCGAGCATAGCTTTGAAGCGGCAAGAGGGTTTGTCCATAAAATCGGCATCGCATTGGCCAACGAAAACGATTTGGTGGTTTCCGAGTTTAAGGACACCAAGAAACCCGGCAAAGTCTTCGCGGATTACCTGCAGAACTCACCTATGCGTACGATGGTGATTCCCTACAGCCTCCGCCCCACTCCGAACGCTACGGTTTCATCGCCGCTTGATTGGAGCGAGGTCAAAGCAGGAATCGACCCTGCTGACTTTACGGTTGAGTCTGTTTCTAAGCGGGCCGGCGACCCCTGGAGGGGCATTTTCAAGAAAAGATGCCACCTCACCTTGTAGCACTGCGGTTTAGTTAATCTTTAAAGGTTGCCGTCTACTACCTGAACTTGTTTTTGGTGTGGATGTTTTTGCAGTACAGAATTGTGCCTAAAAACGGCGATAAACTTTCTGTCCTTGGCTTTGGATGTATGCGTCTGCCCATGAAGGGACAAGCCATCGATGAGGAAGCGGCGATCAAACAGATACGCTTAGCCATAGACCACGGCGTAAACTATGTGGATACAGCGCCGCCCTACCATGACGGCGAAAGCGAAACCTTAGTCGGCAAAGCCCTTCAAGATGGCTACCGCGGCAAAGTCAAAGTCGCCACCAAACTCACGCCCTTCATGCTCCATAAACCCCAAGATATGGAGAAAATGCTCAACACCTCCCTGCGGAAGCTTCAAACCGACCACATAGACTACTACCTGCTGCATGCACTGGAAGCGGAGTCCTGGAGAAAACTGCAGGGTTTTGGAGCCATTAGATTTCTGGAGAAGGCCAAGGCAGAGGGCAAAATCGTGAATATGGCGTTCTCTTTCCATGGTTCGCTGCCTACCTTTAAGGAAATCATCGATGCTAACGATTGGGCTATGTGCCAAATCCAGTATAACTACCTTGACGAGAAGCTTCAGGCAGGCACAGAGGGGATGATGTATGCTACGGCGCAGAAACTGGCGGTTGCTGTTATGGAGCCCCTGCGCGGAGGCAACCTGGCAACGCAGCTTCCAGCTTCGGCAAAAGCATTCTACCAGAAAGCCCCCGTTAAGCGGACTCCCGCTGAGTGGGCGCTACGTTGGGTCTGGAATCACCCCGAAGTAACC
It includes:
- a CDS encoding aldo/keto reductase is translated as MQYRIVPKNGDKLSVLGFGCMRLPMKGQAIDEEAAIKQIRLAIDHGVNYVDTAPPYHDGESETLVGKALQDGYRGKVKVATKLTPFMLHKPQDMEKMLNTSLRKLQTDHIDYYLLHALEAESWRKLQGFGAIRFLEKAKAEGKIVNMAFSFHGSLPTFKEIIDANDWAMCQIQYNYLDEKLQAGTEGMMYATAQKLAVAVMEPLRGGNLATQLPASAKAFYQKAPVKRTPAEWALRWVWNHPEVTVVLSGMNETRQILENVAVAENALPHSLTPQDLAAVKGAAEAYREMLKVPCTGCQYCMPCINGVDIPRNFQALNEYYLSGDEQQARAMYATFLMGALTGVRVDASLCKQCQQCVERCPQHINIPEKLKEVANELG
- the ligD gene encoding non-homologous end-joining DNA ligase, producing the protein MENTEEYRQLTKVHLKNLEKIFYPKVPLSKGQVIEYYIKMAPKILPVIADRPLVLTRYPDGVDGNTMAFFEKNAPEGTPSWVKRHTIYSPTSKRDVHYIVCNDLDTLIWLANLAALEIHMPFSTTHSLSKPDLLFFDIDPEPPANLSDAAEVALQLREKLLDLGLTPFVKTSGKKGLHVVIPIEPEHSFEAARGFVHKIGIALANENDLVVSEFKDTKKPGKVFADYLQNSPMRTMVIPYSLRPTPNATVSSPLDWSEVKAGIDPADFTVESVSKRAGDPWRGIFKKRCHLTL